The following coding sequences are from one Gossypium raimondii isolate GPD5lz chromosome 4, ASM2569854v1, whole genome shotgun sequence window:
- the LOC105779454 gene encoding inositol hexakisphosphate and diphosphoinositol-pentakisphosphate kinase VIP2 isoform X4 has translation MFGISVPRYALVNREETYQELDYFIEDEDYVEVHGNRFWKPFVEKPVDGDDHSIMIYYPSSAGGGMKELFRKVGNRSSEFHPEVRRVRREGSYIYEEFMPTGGTDVKVYTVGPEYAHAEARKSPVVDGVVMRNPDGKEIRYPVLLTPNEKQMAREVCIAFRQAVCGFDLLRSEGRSYACDVNGWSFVKNSHKYYDDAACVLRKMFLDAKAPHLSSVIPPTLPWKVNEPVQPSERLTRQGSGVIGSSGQSEELRCVIVVIRHGDRTPKQKVKLKVTEENLLNLMLKYNGGRPRSETKLKSAVELQDLLDATRMLVPRPGVGSDNEAEDLEHAEKLRQVKAVLEEGGHFSGIYRKVQLKPLKWVKVQKSNGEGEEERPVEALMVLKYGGVLTHAGRKQAEELGRYFRNNMYPGEGTGLLRLHSTYRHDLKIYSSDEGRVQMSAAAFAKGLLDLEGQLTPILVSLVSKDSSMLDGLENVSIEMEKAKTRLNEIITSGARTIPSNGTSECPWMVDGAGLPSNASELLPKLVTLTKKVTEQVRVLAKHEDENLAETSPYDVILPYDQAKALGKTNIDIDRIAAGLPCGSEGFLLMFARWKKLERDLYNERKDRFDITQIPDVYDSCKYDLLHNAHLNLEDLDELFKVAQLLADGVIPNEYGINPKQKLKIGSKIARRLLGKILIDLRNTREEALHVAVVKGNQDNCSNSTKTAKANKVFPPNISIKTDDIRRSNTTSEMSIDQDDDDDKETKYRLDPKYANVMTPERHVRTRLYFTSESHIHSLMNVIRYCNLDESLQGEAGLVCQSALESLYKTKELDYMSHIVIRMFENTEVALEEPRRFRIELTFSHGADSSPLESNDGKVASLNQEHTLPIMGPERLQDVASYLTLEKMEKMIRPFAMPAEDFPPPSTPAGFSGYFLRSALVLERLVNLWPFHKNAHTNGK, from the exons ATGTTTGGTATCTCTGTTCCAAGATATGCCCTTGTAAATAGAGAAGAAACATACCAAGAGCTGGATTACTTTATTGAAGATGAAGATTATGTTGAGGTCCATGGAAATCGTTTCTGGAAGCCATTTGTGGAAAAGCCTGTTGATG gggATGATCAtagtataatgatttattaccCTAGCTCAGCGGGTGGAGGCATGAAGGAATTGTTTAGGAAG GTTGGAAACAGATCAAGTGAGTTCCATCCTGAAGTTAGAAGAGTAAGACGTGAAGGTTCTTATATATATGAGGAGTTTATGCCAACTGGAGGAACAGATGTCAAG GTCTATACTGTTGGTCCTGAATATGCACATGCTGAGGCTAGGAAGTCTCCTGTTGTTGATGGTGTTGTCATGAGAAATCCTGATGGCAAAGAA ATCAGATATCCTGTGTTGCTGACACCTAATGAGAAGCAAATGGCTAGGGAAGTTTGCATTGCATTTAGGCAAGCG GTGTGTGGATTTGATCTTTTGCGTTCTGAGGGGCGGTCATATGCTTGTGATGTGAATGGATGGAGTTTTGTGAAAAATTCACACAA GTATTATGATGATGCTGCTTGTGTGTTGAGGAAGATGTTTTTAGATGCAAAAGCACCTCATCTTTCTTCGGTAATACCACCAACATTACCATGGAAAGTAAATGAGCCTGTCCAGCCTTCTGAAAGACTTACACGCCAAGGAAGTGGAGTCATTGGTTCATCCGGGCAGTCTGAGGAGCTACGTTGTGTTATAGTTGTTATTCGACA TGGTGATAGAACTCCCAAGCAGAAGGTGAAATTGAAGGTTACTGAGGAAAATCTTCTAAACTTGATGCTAAAGTACAATGGGGGACGACCCAGATCTGAG ACAAAACTTAAAAGTGCTGTTGAACTGCAAGATTTATTAGATGCCACAAGGATGCTTGTACCCAG ACCAGGTGTTGGAAGTGATAATGAAGCTGAAGATCTTGAGCATGCTGAAAAGCTTCGTCAAGTTAAGGCAGTACTTGAGGAG GGGGGACATTTTTCTGGTATTTACAGAAAGGTTCAATTAAAGCCCCTTAAGTGGGTTAAAGTTCAAAAAAGTAATGGTGAAGGTGAAGAAGAACGGCCTGTTGAAGCTCTGATGGTTCTTAAATATGGGGGTGTGCTTACCCATGCTGGGAGGAAGCAG GCAGAAGAACTGGGTAGATATTTCCGAAATAATATGTATCCAG gtGAAGGTACTGGCCTGCTTCGCCTTCATAGTACATATCGTCATGATCTGAAAATTTACAGTTCTGATGAGGGCCGTGTGCAG ATGTCTGCAGCTGCTTTTGCTAAAGGCCTACTTGACCTTGAAGGGCAGCTAACGCCAATCCTG GTCTCCCTTGTTAGCAAGGACTCCTCTATGTTGGACGGACTTGAGAATGTGAGCATTGAGATGGAAAAAGCGAAG ACTAGACTGAATGAAATTATAACTTCAGGTGCAAGGACAATTCCTAGTAATGGAACATCTGAGTGTCCTTGGATGGTTGATGGAGCTGGATTGCCTTCTAATGCTTCTGAGCTCCTTCCCAAACTG GTAACTTTGACTAAGAAGGTTACCGAACAAGTCAGAGTACTTGCCAAGCATGAAGATGAGAATCTTGCTGAGACAAGCCCGTATGATGTGATTCTCCCATATGACCAAGCAAAGGCACTTGGTAAGACAAATATTGACATTGATCGTATTGCTGCTGGATTGCCTTGTGGTAGTGAGGGGTTCCTTTTGATGTTTGCTCGGTGGAAAAAACTTGAAAGAGATTTGTATAATGAACGTAAAGA TCGTTTTGATATAACTCAAATTCCTGATGTTTATGACTCTTGCAA ATATGATCTTCTGCATAATGCGCATCTTAATCTAGAAGATTTGGATGAACTCTTCAAAGTTGCCCAG CTTCTTGCAGATGGTGTCATCCCTAATGAATATGGGATTAATCCAAAGCAGAAGCTAAAAATTGGTTCAAAG ATTGCACGCCGCTTGTTGGGCAAAATTTTGATTGATCTGAGGAATACTCGTGAAGAAGCCCTTCACGTTGCTGTCGTAAAGGGTAATCAAGACAACTGTTCAAACTCAACCAAAACTGCAAAGGCTAATAAAGTTTTTCCACCAAACATTTCCATCAAGACTGATGACATAAGAAGATCTAATACCACAAGTGAAATGTCAATAGAtcaagatgatgatgatgataaagaGACCAAATACCGTTTGGACCCAAA GTATGCAAATGTCATGACACCTGAGCGCCACGTGCGAACACGCCTTTACTTCACATCA GAATCGCATATTCATTCCCTCATGAATGTAATTCGGTACTGTAACCTAGATGAATCTCTTCAGGGAGAAGCTGGTCTAGTTTGCCAGAGCGCTTTGGAGAGTTTGTATAAAACGAAGGAGCTTGACTATATGAGTCACATTGTGATAAGAATGTTTGAAAACACAGAG GTAGCTTTAGAAGAGCCACGACGGTTCCGCATTGAGTTGACATTTAGCCATGGTGCAGATTCATCCCCATTGGAG AGTAACGATGGCAAGGTTGCTTCACTGAACCAGGAGCATACGCTGCCGATAATGGGTCCAGAAAGGCTGCAAGATGTTGCATCCTATCTCACATTAGAGAAAATGGAAAAGATGATTAGGCCGTTTGCAATGCCGGCAGAAGACTTTCCTCCTCCATCTACTCCGGCCGGGTTTTCTGGGTACTTTTTGAGAAGCGCCCTGGTGCTTGAGCGTCTGGTAAATCTTTGGCCTTTCCATAAGAATGCTCATACCAATGGAAAGTAA
- the LOC105779454 gene encoding inositol hexakisphosphate and diphosphoinositol-pentakisphosphate kinase VIP2 isoform X3 — protein MSWSHNTFFMIDGRYTRYALVNREETYQELDYFIEDEDYVEVHGNRFWKPFVEKPVDGDDHSIMIYYPSSAGGGMKELFRKVGNRSSEFHPEVRRVRREGSYIYEEFMPTGGTDVKVYTVGPEYAHAEARKSPVVDGVVMRNPDGKEIRYPVLLTPNEKQMAREVCIAFRQAVCGFDLLRSEGRSYACDVNGWSFVKNSHKYYDDAACVLRKMFLDAKAPHLSSVIPPTLPWKVNEPVQPSERLTRQGSGVIGSSGQSEELRCVIVVIRHGDRTPKQKVKLKVTEENLLNLMLKYNGGRPRSETKLKSAVELQDLLDATRMLVPRPGVGSDNEAEDLEHAEKLRQVKAVLEEGGHFSGIYRKVQLKPLKWVKVQKSNGEGEEERPVEALMVLKYGGVLTHAGRKQAEELGRYFRNNMYPGEGTGLLRLHSTYRHDLKIYSSDEGRVQMSAAAFAKGLLDLEGQLTPILVSLVSKDSSMLDGLENVSIEMEKAKTRLNEIITSGARTIPSNGTSECPWMVDGAGLPSNASELLPKLVTLTKKVTEQVRVLAKHEDENLAETSPYDVILPYDQAKALGKTNIDIDRIAAGLPCGSEGFLLMFARWKKLERDLYNERKDRFDITQIPDVYDSCKYDLLHNAHLNLEDLDELFKVAQLLADGVIPNEYGINPKQKLKIGSKIARRLLGKILIDLRNTREEALHVAVVKGNQDNCSNSTKTAKANKVFPPNISIKTDDIRRSNTTSEMSIDQDDDDDKETKYRLDPKYANVMTPERHVRTRLYFTSESHIHSLMNVIRYCNLDESLQGEAGLVCQSALESLYKTKELDYMSHIVIRMFENTEVALEEPRRFRIELTFSHGADSSPLESNDGKVASLNQEHTLPIMGPERLQDVASYLTLEKMEKMIRPFAMPAEDFPPPSTPAGFSGYFLRSALVLERLVNLWPFHKNAHTNGK, from the exons ATGAGTTGGAGCCACAACACCTTCTTCATGATCGACGGAAGGTATACGAG ATATGCCCTTGTAAATAGAGAAGAAACATACCAAGAGCTGGATTACTTTATTGAAGATGAAGATTATGTTGAGGTCCATGGAAATCGTTTCTGGAAGCCATTTGTGGAAAAGCCTGTTGATG gggATGATCAtagtataatgatttattaccCTAGCTCAGCGGGTGGAGGCATGAAGGAATTGTTTAGGAAG GTTGGAAACAGATCAAGTGAGTTCCATCCTGAAGTTAGAAGAGTAAGACGTGAAGGTTCTTATATATATGAGGAGTTTATGCCAACTGGAGGAACAGATGTCAAG GTCTATACTGTTGGTCCTGAATATGCACATGCTGAGGCTAGGAAGTCTCCTGTTGTTGATGGTGTTGTCATGAGAAATCCTGATGGCAAAGAA ATCAGATATCCTGTGTTGCTGACACCTAATGAGAAGCAAATGGCTAGGGAAGTTTGCATTGCATTTAGGCAAGCG GTGTGTGGATTTGATCTTTTGCGTTCTGAGGGGCGGTCATATGCTTGTGATGTGAATGGATGGAGTTTTGTGAAAAATTCACACAA GTATTATGATGATGCTGCTTGTGTGTTGAGGAAGATGTTTTTAGATGCAAAAGCACCTCATCTTTCTTCGGTAATACCACCAACATTACCATGGAAAGTAAATGAGCCTGTCCAGCCTTCTGAAAGACTTACACGCCAAGGAAGTGGAGTCATTGGTTCATCCGGGCAGTCTGAGGAGCTACGTTGTGTTATAGTTGTTATTCGACA TGGTGATAGAACTCCCAAGCAGAAGGTGAAATTGAAGGTTACTGAGGAAAATCTTCTAAACTTGATGCTAAAGTACAATGGGGGACGACCCAGATCTGAG ACAAAACTTAAAAGTGCTGTTGAACTGCAAGATTTATTAGATGCCACAAGGATGCTTGTACCCAG ACCAGGTGTTGGAAGTGATAATGAAGCTGAAGATCTTGAGCATGCTGAAAAGCTTCGTCAAGTTAAGGCAGTACTTGAGGAG GGGGGACATTTTTCTGGTATTTACAGAAAGGTTCAATTAAAGCCCCTTAAGTGGGTTAAAGTTCAAAAAAGTAATGGTGAAGGTGAAGAAGAACGGCCTGTTGAAGCTCTGATGGTTCTTAAATATGGGGGTGTGCTTACCCATGCTGGGAGGAAGCAG GCAGAAGAACTGGGTAGATATTTCCGAAATAATATGTATCCAG gtGAAGGTACTGGCCTGCTTCGCCTTCATAGTACATATCGTCATGATCTGAAAATTTACAGTTCTGATGAGGGCCGTGTGCAG ATGTCTGCAGCTGCTTTTGCTAAAGGCCTACTTGACCTTGAAGGGCAGCTAACGCCAATCCTG GTCTCCCTTGTTAGCAAGGACTCCTCTATGTTGGACGGACTTGAGAATGTGAGCATTGAGATGGAAAAAGCGAAG ACTAGACTGAATGAAATTATAACTTCAGGTGCAAGGACAATTCCTAGTAATGGAACATCTGAGTGTCCTTGGATGGTTGATGGAGCTGGATTGCCTTCTAATGCTTCTGAGCTCCTTCCCAAACTG GTAACTTTGACTAAGAAGGTTACCGAACAAGTCAGAGTACTTGCCAAGCATGAAGATGAGAATCTTGCTGAGACAAGCCCGTATGATGTGATTCTCCCATATGACCAAGCAAAGGCACTTGGTAAGACAAATATTGACATTGATCGTATTGCTGCTGGATTGCCTTGTGGTAGTGAGGGGTTCCTTTTGATGTTTGCTCGGTGGAAAAAACTTGAAAGAGATTTGTATAATGAACGTAAAGA TCGTTTTGATATAACTCAAATTCCTGATGTTTATGACTCTTGCAA ATATGATCTTCTGCATAATGCGCATCTTAATCTAGAAGATTTGGATGAACTCTTCAAAGTTGCCCAG CTTCTTGCAGATGGTGTCATCCCTAATGAATATGGGATTAATCCAAAGCAGAAGCTAAAAATTGGTTCAAAG ATTGCACGCCGCTTGTTGGGCAAAATTTTGATTGATCTGAGGAATACTCGTGAAGAAGCCCTTCACGTTGCTGTCGTAAAGGGTAATCAAGACAACTGTTCAAACTCAACCAAAACTGCAAAGGCTAATAAAGTTTTTCCACCAAACATTTCCATCAAGACTGATGACATAAGAAGATCTAATACCACAAGTGAAATGTCAATAGAtcaagatgatgatgatgataaagaGACCAAATACCGTTTGGACCCAAA GTATGCAAATGTCATGACACCTGAGCGCCACGTGCGAACACGCCTTTACTTCACATCA GAATCGCATATTCATTCCCTCATGAATGTAATTCGGTACTGTAACCTAGATGAATCTCTTCAGGGAGAAGCTGGTCTAGTTTGCCAGAGCGCTTTGGAGAGTTTGTATAAAACGAAGGAGCTTGACTATATGAGTCACATTGTGATAAGAATGTTTGAAAACACAGAG GTAGCTTTAGAAGAGCCACGACGGTTCCGCATTGAGTTGACATTTAGCCATGGTGCAGATTCATCCCCATTGGAG AGTAACGATGGCAAGGTTGCTTCACTGAACCAGGAGCATACGCTGCCGATAATGGGTCCAGAAAGGCTGCAAGATGTTGCATCCTATCTCACATTAGAGAAAATGGAAAAGATGATTAGGCCGTTTGCAATGCCGGCAGAAGACTTTCCTCCTCCATCTACTCCGGCCGGGTTTTCTGGGTACTTTTTGAGAAGCGCCCTGGTGCTTGAGCGTCTGGTAAATCTTTGGCCTTTCCATAAGAATGCTCATACCAATGGAAAGTAA
- the LOC105779454 gene encoding inositol hexakisphosphate and diphosphoinositol-pentakisphosphate kinase VIP2 isoform X1, producing the protein MVGAGDGRGYKKIIVGVCVMEKKVKCGSEAFSAPMRQILDRIKAFGEFEILHFGDRVILEDPIESWPICDCLIAFYSSGFPLKKAEEYAALRKPFLVNELEPQHLLHDRRKVYERLEMFGISVPRYALVNREETYQELDYFIEDEDYVEVHGNRFWKPFVEKPVDGDDHSIMIYYPSSAGGGMKELFRKVGNRSSEFHPEVRRVRREGSYIYEEFMPTGGTDVKVYTVGPEYAHAEARKSPVVDGVVMRNPDGKEIRYPVLLTPNEKQMAREVCIAFRQAVCGFDLLRSEGRSYACDVNGWSFVKNSHKYYDDAACVLRKMFLDAKAPHLSSVIPPTLPWKVNEPVQPSERLTRQGSGVIGSSGQSEELRCVIVVIRHGDRTPKQKVKLKVTEENLLNLMLKYNGGRPRSETKLKSAVELQDLLDATRMLVPRPGVGSDNEAEDLEHAEKLRQVKAVLEEGGHFSGIYRKVQLKPLKWVKVQKSNGEGEEERPVEALMVLKYGGVLTHAGRKQAEELGRYFRNNMYPGEGTGLLRLHSTYRHDLKIYSSDEGRVQMSAAAFAKGLLDLEGQLTPILVSLVSKDSSMLDGLENVSIEMEKAKTRLNEIITSGARTIPSNGTSECPWMVDGAGLPSNASELLPKLVTLTKKVTEQVRVLAKHEDENLAETSPYDVILPYDQAKALGKTNIDIDRIAAGLPCGSEGFLLMFARWKKLERDLYNERKDRFDITQIPDVYDSCKYDLLHNAHLNLEDLDELFKVAQLLADGVIPNEYGINPKQKLKIGSKIARRLLGKILIDLRNTREEALHVAVVKGNQDNCSNSTKTAKANKVFPPNISIKTDDIRRSNTTSEMSIDQDDDDDKETKYRLDPKYANVMTPERHVRTRLYFTSESHIHSLMNVIRYCNLDESLQGEAGLVCQSALESLYKTKELDYMSHIVIRMFENTEVALEEPRRFRIELTFSHGADSSPLESNDGKVASLNQEHTLPIMGPERLQDVASYLTLEKMEKMIRPFAMPAEDFPPPSTPAGFSGYFLRSALVLERLVNLWPFHKNAHTNGK; encoded by the exons ATGGTAGGAGCAGGAGATGGAAGAGGATATAAGAAGATAATTGTTGGAGTTTGCGTCATGGAAAAGAAGGTGAAATGCGGAAGCGAG GCTTTTTCAGCTCCAATGAGACAGATTTTGGACAGGATTAAGgcttttggtgaatttgag atTCTCCATTTCGGTGATAGGGTTATTCTTGAAGATCCGATAGAAAG CTGGCCAATCTGTGATTGTTTAATTGCATTCTACTCCTCTGGATTTCCCCTCAAGAAGGCTGAAGAATATGCTGCTTTAAGGAA ACCTTTCCTTGTGAATGAGTTGGAGCCACAACACCTTCTTCATGATCGACGGAAGGTATACGAG CGACTTGAAATGTTTGGTATCTCTGTTCCAAGATATGCCCTTGTAAATAGAGAAGAAACATACCAAGAGCTGGATTACTTTATTGAAGATGAAGATTATGTTGAGGTCCATGGAAATCGTTTCTGGAAGCCATTTGTGGAAAAGCCTGTTGATG gggATGATCAtagtataatgatttattaccCTAGCTCAGCGGGTGGAGGCATGAAGGAATTGTTTAGGAAG GTTGGAAACAGATCAAGTGAGTTCCATCCTGAAGTTAGAAGAGTAAGACGTGAAGGTTCTTATATATATGAGGAGTTTATGCCAACTGGAGGAACAGATGTCAAG GTCTATACTGTTGGTCCTGAATATGCACATGCTGAGGCTAGGAAGTCTCCTGTTGTTGATGGTGTTGTCATGAGAAATCCTGATGGCAAAGAA ATCAGATATCCTGTGTTGCTGACACCTAATGAGAAGCAAATGGCTAGGGAAGTTTGCATTGCATTTAGGCAAGCG GTGTGTGGATTTGATCTTTTGCGTTCTGAGGGGCGGTCATATGCTTGTGATGTGAATGGATGGAGTTTTGTGAAAAATTCACACAA GTATTATGATGATGCTGCTTGTGTGTTGAGGAAGATGTTTTTAGATGCAAAAGCACCTCATCTTTCTTCGGTAATACCACCAACATTACCATGGAAAGTAAATGAGCCTGTCCAGCCTTCTGAAAGACTTACACGCCAAGGAAGTGGAGTCATTGGTTCATCCGGGCAGTCTGAGGAGCTACGTTGTGTTATAGTTGTTATTCGACA TGGTGATAGAACTCCCAAGCAGAAGGTGAAATTGAAGGTTACTGAGGAAAATCTTCTAAACTTGATGCTAAAGTACAATGGGGGACGACCCAGATCTGAG ACAAAACTTAAAAGTGCTGTTGAACTGCAAGATTTATTAGATGCCACAAGGATGCTTGTACCCAG ACCAGGTGTTGGAAGTGATAATGAAGCTGAAGATCTTGAGCATGCTGAAAAGCTTCGTCAAGTTAAGGCAGTACTTGAGGAG GGGGGACATTTTTCTGGTATTTACAGAAAGGTTCAATTAAAGCCCCTTAAGTGGGTTAAAGTTCAAAAAAGTAATGGTGAAGGTGAAGAAGAACGGCCTGTTGAAGCTCTGATGGTTCTTAAATATGGGGGTGTGCTTACCCATGCTGGGAGGAAGCAG GCAGAAGAACTGGGTAGATATTTCCGAAATAATATGTATCCAG gtGAAGGTACTGGCCTGCTTCGCCTTCATAGTACATATCGTCATGATCTGAAAATTTACAGTTCTGATGAGGGCCGTGTGCAG ATGTCTGCAGCTGCTTTTGCTAAAGGCCTACTTGACCTTGAAGGGCAGCTAACGCCAATCCTG GTCTCCCTTGTTAGCAAGGACTCCTCTATGTTGGACGGACTTGAGAATGTGAGCATTGAGATGGAAAAAGCGAAG ACTAGACTGAATGAAATTATAACTTCAGGTGCAAGGACAATTCCTAGTAATGGAACATCTGAGTGTCCTTGGATGGTTGATGGAGCTGGATTGCCTTCTAATGCTTCTGAGCTCCTTCCCAAACTG GTAACTTTGACTAAGAAGGTTACCGAACAAGTCAGAGTACTTGCCAAGCATGAAGATGAGAATCTTGCTGAGACAAGCCCGTATGATGTGATTCTCCCATATGACCAAGCAAAGGCACTTGGTAAGACAAATATTGACATTGATCGTATTGCTGCTGGATTGCCTTGTGGTAGTGAGGGGTTCCTTTTGATGTTTGCTCGGTGGAAAAAACTTGAAAGAGATTTGTATAATGAACGTAAAGA TCGTTTTGATATAACTCAAATTCCTGATGTTTATGACTCTTGCAA ATATGATCTTCTGCATAATGCGCATCTTAATCTAGAAGATTTGGATGAACTCTTCAAAGTTGCCCAG CTTCTTGCAGATGGTGTCATCCCTAATGAATATGGGATTAATCCAAAGCAGAAGCTAAAAATTGGTTCAAAG ATTGCACGCCGCTTGTTGGGCAAAATTTTGATTGATCTGAGGAATACTCGTGAAGAAGCCCTTCACGTTGCTGTCGTAAAGGGTAATCAAGACAACTGTTCAAACTCAACCAAAACTGCAAAGGCTAATAAAGTTTTTCCACCAAACATTTCCATCAAGACTGATGACATAAGAAGATCTAATACCACAAGTGAAATGTCAATAGAtcaagatgatgatgatgataaagaGACCAAATACCGTTTGGACCCAAA GTATGCAAATGTCATGACACCTGAGCGCCACGTGCGAACACGCCTTTACTTCACATCA GAATCGCATATTCATTCCCTCATGAATGTAATTCGGTACTGTAACCTAGATGAATCTCTTCAGGGAGAAGCTGGTCTAGTTTGCCAGAGCGCTTTGGAGAGTTTGTATAAAACGAAGGAGCTTGACTATATGAGTCACATTGTGATAAGAATGTTTGAAAACACAGAG GTAGCTTTAGAAGAGCCACGACGGTTCCGCATTGAGTTGACATTTAGCCATGGTGCAGATTCATCCCCATTGGAG AGTAACGATGGCAAGGTTGCTTCACTGAACCAGGAGCATACGCTGCCGATAATGGGTCCAGAAAGGCTGCAAGATGTTGCATCCTATCTCACATTAGAGAAAATGGAAAAGATGATTAGGCCGTTTGCAATGCCGGCAGAAGACTTTCCTCCTCCATCTACTCCGGCCGGGTTTTCTGGGTACTTTTTGAGAAGCGCCCTGGTGCTTGAGCGTCTGGTAAATCTTTGGCCTTTCCATAAGAATGCTCATACCAATGGAAAGTAA